In the [Clostridium] colinum genome, one interval contains:
- a CDS encoding GerAB/ArcD/ProY family transporter, protein MFAENNFITIRQLKLLLILDIFGMGITILPQRAVKFGGQNGWALILIGLIFSIFFLTIINEVAKIYPEDNFVDYTCKILGKPLGILISFGFIIKIMIGVAMEVRIFSEILKEIMLFNTPFWVISFSMLLLGSYMASKGYEARGRIAEILIFIVFLPLAFVFFIAVFDIDFSNLKPFFKEIKPIEALKGGGYMLFYFTGIDFIFLVYPYIKEKEKIKKATIGAITIVGIIMTIITLITIARFGKYDIMHQMWPVLEIMDTIDLPGSFIERQDALIMTFWIISIFMMVNAGMFFSSLIFKDVAKVGTHTTFICICIPIVYFISFLPSNITVVYKIMDIFYFTFGVFYIVILPILLYVVAKVRGLKSENI, encoded by the coding sequence ATGTTTGCAGAAAATAACTTTATAACTATAAGACAGTTAAAATTACTTTTAATACTTGATATTTTTGGTATGGGTATAACTATTTTACCTCAAAGAGCAGTAAAATTTGGAGGGCAAAATGGTTGGGCACTTATTTTAATAGGCTTAATTTTTTCTATATTTTTTTTAACGATAATAAATGAAGTAGCAAAAATATATCCAGAAGATAATTTTGTAGATTATACTTGTAAAATTTTAGGTAAACCACTTGGAATATTAATTAGCTTTGGGTTTATTATAAAAATAATGATTGGTGTTGCAATGGAAGTAAGAATTTTTTCTGAAATATTAAAAGAAATAATGCTTTTTAACACACCTTTTTGGGTAATATCTTTTAGTATGCTACTTTTAGGCTCATATATGGCAAGCAAAGGATATGAAGCTAGAGGGCGTATAGCAGAAATACTTATTTTTATTGTATTTTTACCTTTGGCATTTGTATTTTTTATAGCAGTTTTTGATATAGACTTTTCAAATTTAAAGCCCTTTTTTAAAGAAATTAAGCCGATAGAGGCCTTAAAAGGCGGGGGCTATATGCTTTTTTATTTTACAGGGATAGATTTTATATTTTTAGTTTATCCATATATTAAAGAAAAAGAAAAAATAAAAAAGGCTACGATAGGTGCTATAACAATAGTAGGAATAATAATGACTATTATAACGCTTATAACGATAGCTAGGTTTGGGAAATATGATATTATGCATCAAATGTGGCCAGTGTTGGAGATAATGGATACGATAGACTTACCAGGGTCTTTTATAGAGCGTCAAGATGCTTTAATAATGACATTTTGGATAATATCTATTTTTATGATGGTTAATGCAGGAATGTTTTTTTCATCTTTAATATTTAAAGATGTAGCAAAGGTAGGCACACATACAACATTTATATGTATATGTATACCAATAGTATATTTTATATCTTTTTTACCAAGCAATATAACTGTTGTATACAAAATAATGGATATATTTTATTTTACATTTGGCGTTTTTTATATAGTAATCTTACCAATACTTTTATATGTAGTAGCTAAGGTAAGGGGGTTAAAAAGTGAAAATATTTAA
- a CDS encoding GNAT family N-acetyltransferase, with protein MNDLDFDKIYKILEDSFEPFLHRGYKRQKQLLNNDKYHIISYKENNEILGFLSYWQLDKNLLFVEHFAVCPKMRGSGIGTKIFNDFLKLEGDKFLEVEPPHTQIDKKRIKLYESFGFIFHQNLYYQPPYNIGDDKTRLHIMCSKKLDDENFNNLVKILYKTVYNV; from the coding sequence ATGAATGATTTAGATTTTGATAAAATTTATAAAATATTAGAAGATTCTTTTGAACCATTTTTACACAGAGGATACAAAAGACAAAAACAACTTTTAAATAATGATAAATATCATATAATTAGCTATAAAGAAAATAACGAAATATTAGGGTTTTTAAGCTATTGGCAACTAGATAAAAATCTTTTATTTGTTGAGCATTTTGCAGTATGCCCTAAAATGAGAGGTTCTGGAATAGGAACAAAAATTTTTAATGATTTTTTAAAATTAGAAGGTGATAAATTTTTAGAGGTAGAACCACCTCATACCCAAATAGACAAAAAAAGAATAAAATTATATGAAAGTTTTGGTTTTATATTTCATCAAAACTTATACTATCAACCTCCATATAATATAGGAGATGATAAAACAAGACTTCATATTATGTGTTCTAAAAAATTAGATGATGAAAATTTTAATAATCTAGTAAAAATTTTATATAAAACTGTTTATAATGTTTAA
- a CDS encoding UvrB/UvrC motif-containing protein, whose product MLCEKCKNNNATIKYTQNINGLKVDYNLCDYCFNKIKNNNNFIDNFFNSFFSSNIFADEYEKNYRCNVCGNTFEKLKNTGKVGCSNCYNVFRDKIDIMLNNIQEKNVHIGKNPKNLETYKPSVDTIKLLKQKLNIAVEKENYEEAIKIRDKIKEIERGEL is encoded by the coding sequence ATGCTTTGTGAAAAATGTAAAAATAATAATGCTACTATTAAGTATACCCAAAATATAAATGGTTTAAAAGTAGATTACAATTTATGCGACTATTGTTTTAATAAAATTAAAAATAATAACAACTTTATAGATAATTTTTTTAATAGTTTTTTTTCTAGCAACATTTTTGCAGATGAATATGAAAAAAACTATAGGTGTAACGTATGTGGCAATACTTTTGAAAAATTAAAAAATACTGGAAAAGTAGGTTGCAGTAATTGTTATAATGTTTTTAGGGATAAAATAGATATTATGCTTAATAACATACAAGAAAAAAATGTCCATATAGGTAAAAATCCTAAAAATTTAGAAACCTATAAACCTAGTGTAGATACTATAAAATTATTAAAGCAAAAGCTAAATATTGCTGTAGAAAAAGAAAATTATGAAGAAGCTATAAAGATTAGAGATAAAATAAAAGAAATTGAAAGAGGTGAGCTTTAA
- a CDS encoding Ger(x)C family spore germination protein translates to MKIFKTIFILLFCSVFLTGCFDKVELEERAIVLAIGIDKYNEESDTSIEKTGEEKRFIVSLAMPEVPEGEKTGNTEKQADPMSKDKQENSINEAVKIAEGSSVASTMELIDTYMSKNLYYGHTKVVVLGKGILEDDVLLKEVIDSLERNNEISRKIIVLGTQGNAKEILQTIPKDEKMLGIYINDFYKNNKKNSFFTYRVDLEDIIQQLLSTGDTVIPNIQVIDKDVRLSGLIALKDSRYIGYLEDATTKGILWLIDKNSLGEISIPFEKAYVSTSIFKKKVEKKFYEENNKITCQFLVNLEGNISEYYLGKNIMIDTEKYKMIEDEISIYVKKEIENAINNIKSLNIDIIGLKELIRKNEYNLYDKYNLENNNIYDYVQFDIKCNTKIKGSGSIK, encoded by the coding sequence GTGAAAATATTTAAAACTATATTTATTTTATTATTTTGTAGTGTATTTTTAACCGGTTGTTTTGATAAAGTAGAGCTAGAAGAAAGAGCAATTGTTTTAGCAATAGGTATAGATAAATATAACGAAGAAAGTGATACAAGTATAGAAAAAACAGGAGAAGAAAAAAGATTTATTGTATCTTTAGCTATGCCAGAAGTACCTGAAGGTGAAAAAACGGGCAATACAGAAAAACAAGCCGACCCTATGAGCAAAGATAAACAAGAAAATAGTATAAATGAGGCAGTAAAAATTGCCGAAGGTTCGTCTGTTGCATCTACAATGGAGCTAATTGACACATATATGAGTAAAAATTTATATTATGGTCATACAAAAGTAGTTGTTTTAGGCAAAGGAATATTAGAAGATGATGTATTATTAAAAGAAGTGATAGATTCTTTAGAAAGAAACAATGAAATAAGCCGAAAAATTATAGTGTTAGGAACGCAAGGCAATGCTAAGGAAATTTTACAAACTATACCTAAAGATGAAAAAATGTTAGGTATATATATAAATGACTTTTATAAAAATAATAAGAAAAATTCTTTTTTTACTTACAGAGTAGATTTGGAAGATATTATACAACAGTTGCTATCAACAGGAGATACAGTTATTCCTAATATACAGGTTATAGATAAAGATGTAAGGTTAAGTGGGTTAATTGCATTAAAAGATAGTAGGTATATAGGATATTTAGAAGACGCTACAACAAAAGGAATTTTATGGCTAATAGATAAAAATTCTTTAGGAGAAATATCTATACCTTTTGAAAAAGCATATGTATCTACTTCTATATTTAAAAAGAAAGTAGAGAAAAAGTTTTATGAAGAAAATAATAAAATAACTTGTCAGTTTTTAGTTAATCTAGAAGGCAATATATCTGAATATTATTTGGGTAAAAACATAATGATAGACACAGAAAAATATAAAATGATAGAAGATGAAATATCTATTTATGTAAAAAAAGAGATAGAAAATGCTATTAATAACATTAAAAGTTTAAATATTGATATAATAGGTTTAAAAGAGCTTATAAGAAAAAATGAATATAACTTATATGATAAGTATAATTTAGAAAATAATAATATTTATGATTATGTACAATTTGATATAAAATGTAATACAAAAATAAAAGGCTCTGGAAGTATAAAATAA
- a CDS encoding spore germination protein has product MYIDKDIDKNIKYLDTRFKDFGDIVKRKFPVGENRETNLYISYIDVMTDRAFIDELMDILMIDLRQVRPNGNELKENIFEALKNGGIATADFFEETDFEKVIDEILAGNTLLLVDGFDKAIILSTKGFPRRGVATADTEVVVQGSKEAFTETFRVNTVLIRRRIRDTNLKLKQIRIGKRSKTDIGIMYMEDIARPEILEEVEKRLNMIDIDGILDSGYIEQFIEDDYKSPFPQMQMTERPDKVASALLEGRIAIVVDNTPFVIIVPTILASFYQSSEDYYQRWEIMSFVRIIRYIAGALAVCLPGLYIAIAVYHPAMIPMELILKMAEARQTVPIPAVVEIVLMELAFETLREAGIRLPSAIGSTLGIVGGIIIGQAAVEAGLVSPIVVIVIALTAICSFAIPNIALVAGYRLTKYFIILLSSLLGFFGFWLAILICLIHLVTLKSFGIPYLYPFVSVKEYGLNDIKDTLVKLPIFMLRKRPIFAKDSQKTRLSLSKNKKQDIN; this is encoded by the coding sequence TTGTATATAGATAAAGACATAGACAAAAATATAAAATATTTAGACACAAGATTTAAAGATTTTGGAGATATAGTAAAAAGAAAGTTTCCAGTTGGAGAAAATAGAGAGACAAATTTATATATAAGCTATATAGATGTAATGACCGATAGAGCTTTTATAGATGAGCTTATGGACATACTTATGATAGATTTAAGACAAGTAAGACCAAATGGAAATGAGCTTAAAGAAAATATATTTGAGGCTTTAAAAAATGGAGGCATAGCAACTGCAGATTTTTTTGAAGAAACAGATTTTGAAAAAGTTATAGATGAAATATTAGCGGGAAATACATTATTATTAGTAGATGGATTTGATAAAGCTATTATTTTATCTACAAAGGGGTTTCCTAGAAGAGGCGTTGCTACGGCAGACACAGAAGTAGTTGTACAAGGCTCAAAAGAGGCTTTTACAGAAACCTTTAGAGTAAATACTGTTCTTATAAGAAGAAGAATAAGAGATACTAATTTAAAATTAAAACAAATAAGAATAGGAAAAAGAAGCAAAACAGATATTGGTATAATGTATATGGAGGATATAGCTAGACCAGAAATATTAGAAGAAGTAGAAAAACGGCTTAATATGATAGATATAGATGGTATATTAGATAGTGGATATATAGAACAATTTATAGAAGATGATTATAAATCACCTTTTCCACAAATGCAAATGACAGAAAGACCAGATAAGGTAGCATCGGCTCTTTTAGAAGGTAGAATAGCTATTGTTGTAGATAATACACCTTTTGTAATAATTGTTCCTACTATATTAGCTAGTTTTTATCAATCATCAGAAGATTATTATCAAAGATGGGAAATAATGAGTTTTGTAAGGATTATAAGATATATAGCAGGAGCTTTAGCAGTATGTTTACCAGGGCTATATATAGCAATAGCAGTATATCACCCCGCTATGATACCTATGGAGCTTATTTTAAAAATGGCAGAAGCTAGGCAGACAGTGCCTATACCGGCAGTTGTAGAAATAGTTTTAATGGAGCTTGCCTTTGAAACTTTAAGAGAAGCAGGTATAAGGCTACCTTCGGCAATAGGTAGCACCCTTGGAATAGTTGGAGGTATAATAATAGGACAAGCGGCAGTAGAGGCAGGTTTAGTTAGTCCAATAGTAGTTATAGTAATAGCGCTTACGGCTATTTGTAGCTTTGCTATACCAAATATTGCTCTTGTAGCAGGGTATAGGCTTACTAAATATTTTATAATTTTATTATCATCATTATTAGGATTTTTTGGATTTTGGCTTGCTATATTAATTTGTCTTATACATCTTGTAACACTAAAAAGTTTTGGAATACCTTATTTATATCCTTTTGTATCTGTAAAAGAATATGGGCTTAATGACATTAAAGATACATTAGTAAAGTTACCTATATTTATGCTTAGAAAAAGACCTATTTTTGCTAAAGATAGTCAAAAAACAAGGTTAAGTTTATCTAAAAATAAAAAACAGGACATAAATTAA
- the coaBC gene encoding bifunctional phosphopantothenoylcysteine decarboxylase/phosphopantothenate--cysteine ligase CoaBC, giving the protein MLKGKCIIIGVTGGIACYKVANLVSMLKKCGANVNVIMTKNATEFISPLTFETLSGNKCVVDTFEKKANYDVEHISLAKRADLIMIAPATANIIAKMANGIADDMLTTTVLASKYKKIIAPAMNTNMYENKITQDNISKLKYYDFDVIEPAVGLLACNDTGVGKMPEPDILFEHILKELAFEKTLLNKNILISAGATCEYIDPVRYITNPSSGKMGFALAKVCMLKGANVTLVCGKTSVKPPMFTNIINVVSAQDMFDIFKDIHKNFDMIFMTAAVSDFTPVNFYDEKVKKHTLNSPNLELKQTKDILKYLGDNKPSNQILCGFSMETENLLENSKTKLINKNLDYIVANNLKEEGAGFNVDTNIATLISKDDYISFEKLTKFELANKIVDIIINNHN; this is encoded by the coding sequence ATGTTAAAAGGAAAATGTATAATAATTGGAGTTACTGGTGGTATAGCTTGCTACAAAGTTGCAAATCTTGTTAGTATGTTAAAAAAATGTGGTGCTAATGTAAATGTTATAATGACAAAAAATGCTACCGAATTTATATCTCCCCTAACTTTTGAAACTTTAAGTGGTAACAAATGTGTTGTAGATACTTTTGAAAAAAAAGCTAATTATGATGTAGAACATATATCTTTAGCAAAAAGAGCAGACCTTATAATGATAGCTCCTGCTACAGCAAATATTATAGCAAAAATGGCAAATGGTATAGCCGATGATATGCTTACTACAACAGTTTTAGCATCAAAATATAAAAAAATAATAGCTCCTGCTATGAATACTAATATGTATGAAAATAAAATAACTCAAGATAATATATCTAAGCTAAAATATTACGATTTTGATGTTATAGAACCTGCCGTTGGGCTTTTAGCTTGTAATGATACAGGCGTTGGAAAAATGCCTGAACCTGACATTTTATTTGAACATATTTTAAAAGAATTAGCTTTTGAAAAAACTTTATTAAATAAAAATATTTTAATATCTGCCGGGGCTACCTGTGAATATATAGACCCTGTTAGGTATATTACAAATCCATCTAGCGGTAAAATGGGCTTTGCCCTTGCAAAAGTATGTATGTTAAAAGGTGCTAATGTTACATTAGTGTGTGGAAAAACTTCTGTAAAGCCTCCTATGTTTACTAATATTATAAATGTTGTATCTGCCCAAGATATGTTTGATATATTTAAAGACATACATAAAAATTTTGATATGATTTTTATGACGGCTGCTGTATCTGATTTTACACCTGTAAATTTTTATGATGAAAAGGTAAAAAAACATACATTAAATAGCCCTAACCTAGAGCTAAAACAAACTAAAGATATTTTAAAATATTTAGGAGATAACAAGCCCTCTAACCAAATATTATGTGGATTTTCTATGGAAACAGAAAATCTTTTAGAAAATTCTAAAACAAAACTTATTAATAAAAATTTAGATTATATTGTAGCTAATAACCTTAAAGAAGAAGGTGCAGGGTTTAATGTAGATACAAATATAGCTACACTAATATCAAAAGATGATTATATATCTTTTGAAAAACTAACAAAATTTGAACTTGCTAATAAAATTGTAGATATAATAATAAATAATCACAATTAA
- a CDS encoding ATP-dependent Clp protease ATP-binding subunit, giving the protein MQLKFTQKAEDVINYAGKSASDFGHNYIGTEHLLLGLVYVKNSIASKALEMKNVNYDNVKNEIINLVGQSSLKGNISSDAFTPRMKRILNRSCDEAINMSTNYIGTEHILIALIKESSALYGDSIAIKILQNLNVNPQALYDDILVMLGEGENSTGTPINRSSKNSNKSNNTPTLDKYSRDFTSLATENKFDPIDGRNVEIERVIQILSRRTKNNPCLVGEPGVGKTAIVEGLAEKIVKGDVPEILKHKRVVSLDIASVVAGSKYRGEFEERIKKIIKEVKQSNNIILFIDEIHTIIGAGGAEGAIDASNILKPSLARGEIQIIGATTLNEYRKHIEKDAALERRFQPVKVEEPSEEDAIKMLKCLRDKYEVHHSVKITDDAIISAVKLSSRYITDRFLPDKAIDVLDEASSKVRLTTFTMPPEIKKLEEQLIDLSKEKEEAIKTENYERASQIKIKEQEIRTKLDEEKNSWKDKNGNESQVVTPEEIADIISGWTGIPVKKMQEEESQRLKNMESILHKRVIGQEEAVKSIAKAIRRGRVGLKNPKRPIGSFLFLGPTGVGKTELSKTLSEVLFGDEDSMIRVDMSEFMEKHSVSKLIGSPPGYVGYDEGGQISEKIRRKPYSVVLFDEIEKAHSDVFNLLLQVLDDGHITDSQGRKVDFKNTVIIMTSNVGARSITENKKLGFTASEEQVKKYEDMKKNVMEQVKKTFKPEFLNRIDDIIVFHTLNKDEVKEISKIMLDELKQRIKDNLNIEITFTEKAMDKLVELGYDNSYGARPLRRTIQTNIEDTFAEKYLDEDFASGDSITVDYTEEFVFNKN; this is encoded by the coding sequence ATGCAATTAAAATTTACACAAAAAGCAGAAGATGTAATAAACTATGCAGGAAAAAGTGCTTCAGATTTTGGGCATAACTATATAGGAACAGAACATTTATTACTTGGTTTAGTTTATGTTAAAAATAGCATTGCCTCTAAAGCATTGGAAATGAAAAATGTAAATTATGACAATGTTAAAAATGAAATAATAAATCTTGTTGGTCAATCTAGTTTAAAAGGCAATATATCTTCAGATGCTTTTACACCACGAATGAAAAGAATATTAAATAGAAGCTGTGATGAAGCTATTAATATGAGTACAAATTATATAGGAACAGAACATATATTAATAGCACTTATAAAAGAGTCTAGTGCTTTATATGGAGATAGTATAGCTATAAAAATATTACAAAATCTTAATGTAAACCCACAGGCATTATATGATGATATATTAGTTATGCTTGGAGAAGGTGAAAACAGTACGGGTACTCCTATAAATAGAAGCTCTAAAAATAGTAATAAAAGCAATAATACACCAACTTTAGATAAATATAGTAGAGATTTTACAAGCCTTGCAACAGAAAATAAATTTGACCCTATTGATGGAAGAAATGTAGAAATAGAAAGAGTTATACAAATATTATCTAGAAGGACAAAAAATAACCCTTGTCTTGTAGGTGAACCAGGAGTAGGTAAAACGGCAATTGTAGAAGGTCTTGCCGAAAAAATTGTAAAAGGTGATGTTCCAGAAATATTAAAACATAAAAGAGTAGTATCTTTAGATATTGCATCTGTTGTTGCAGGGTCTAAATATCGTGGTGAATTTGAAGAACGTATCAAAAAAATTATTAAAGAAGTAAAACAAAGTAATAATATTATTTTATTTATAGATGAAATACACACTATAATAGGAGCAGGTGGTGCAGAAGGAGCAATAGATGCCTCTAACATTTTAAAACCTTCTCTTGCTAGAGGAGAAATACAAATAATAGGAGCTACTACCTTAAACGAATATAGAAAGCATATAGAAAAAGATGCGGCTTTAGAAAGAAGATTTCAACCAGTAAAAGTTGAAGAACCGTCAGAAGAAGATGCTATTAAAATGTTAAAATGTTTAAGAGATAAATATGAAGTACATCATAGTGTAAAAATTACAGATGATGCTATAATATCTGCCGTTAAATTATCTAGTAGATATATAACAGACAGATTTTTACCAGATAAAGCAATAGACGTATTAGACGAAGCTTCATCTAAAGTAAGATTAACTACATTTACAATGCCACCAGAAATTAAAAAATTAGAAGAGCAATTAATAGATTTATCTAAAGAAAAAGAAGAGGCTATAAAAACAGAAAACTATGAAAGAGCAAGCCAAATAAAAATAAAAGAACAAGAAATAAGAACTAAATTAGATGAAGAAAAAAATAGTTGGAAAGATAAAAATGGAAATGAATCACAAGTGGTAACACCAGAAGAAATAGCAGATATTATATCTGGTTGGACTGGTATACCAGTTAAAAAAATGCAAGAAGAAGAAAGCCAAAGACTAAAAAATATGGAGAGTATACTTCATAAAAGAGTTATTGGTCAAGAAGAGGCTGTTAAATCTATAGCTAAAGCTATAAGAAGAGGAAGAGTAGGGTTAAAAAATCCTAAAAGACCTATTGGTTCATTTCTGTTCTTAGGACCTACTGGAGTAGGTAAAACAGAACTATCCAAAACATTAAGCGAAGTATTATTTGGTGATGAAGATTCTATGATAAGGGTTGATATGAGTGAGTTTATGGAAAAACATAGCGTATCTAAACTTATAGGGTCTCCTCCTGGATATGTTGGATATGATGAAGGTGGTCAAATAAGTGAAAAAATAAGAAGAAAACCTTATTCTGTTGTTTTATTTGATGAAATAGAAAAAGCTCATTCAGATGTGTTTAATCTTTTATTACAAGTTTTAGATGATGGGCATATAACAGATTCTCAAGGTAGGAAAGTAGATTTTAAAAATACTGTTATAATAATGACATCTAACGTAGGTGCTAGAAGTATAACAGAGAATAAAAAACTAGGGTTTACTGCTTCTGAAGAACAAGTTAAAAAATATGAAGATATGAAAAAAAATGTTATGGAGCAAGTTAAAAAGACATTTAAACCAGAATTTTTAAATAGAATAGATGATATTATAGTATTCCATACATTAAATAAAGATGAAGTTAAAGAAATATCTAAAATAATGTTAGATGAACTTAAGCAAAGAATAAAAGATAACTTAAATATAGAAATAACATTTACAGAAAAAGCTATGGATAAGCTTGTTGAGCTTGGATATGACAATAGCTATGGAGCTAGACCACTTAGAAGAACTATACAAACTAACATAGAAGATACTTTTGCAGAAAAATATCTTGATGAAGATTTTGCAAGTGGTGATAGTATAACAGTAGATTATACAGAAGAGTTTGTATTTAATAAAAATTAA
- a CDS encoding ATP--guanido phosphotransferase yields MFWYEEKIDDNIIISSRVRLARNLKDYPFYYAINEEQSKEMIENINRAIFNDRLSTKNYFEKIDFDNLDKVKQYTMLEKYIVSNNFLESNKPKAIILEKNKNINIMINEEDHIRIQAINSGYNIEKCFEEANRIDNLLEETLSYAFDKQYGYLTSCITNLGTGLRGSFMLHIPMLEKYGYIQSIAQNIAKFGMTLRGMHGEGSKAFGAIYQISNQITLGKTEKQILKDLQNITLQIVERENSLRESLKSDKNINIEDKISRSYGIIKYCKQIKFEEAMEHLSNIWLGLDIGIIDNNLCDVNIYNVMMNIQSANIIDRYKINEKEDIKIYRAKYLNEVFNK; encoded by the coding sequence ATGTTTTGGTATGAAGAAAAGATTGATGATAACATTATTATATCAAGCAGAGTTCGTCTTGCAAGAAATCTTAAAGATTATCCTTTTTATTATGCTATAAATGAAGAACAATCTAAAGAAATGATTGAAAATATAAATAGAGCAATATTTAATGATAGATTAAGTACAAAAAACTATTTTGAGAAGATAGATTTTGATAATCTTGATAAAGTAAAACAATATACAATGTTAGAAAAATATATTGTAAGTAATAATTTTTTGGAAAGTAATAAACCAAAAGCTATAATATTAGAAAAAAATAAAAATATTAATATTATGATAAACGAAGAAGACCATATAAGAATACAAGCTATAAATAGTGGCTATAATATAGAAAAATGTTTTGAAGAGGCAAATAGGATAGATAATCTTCTTGAAGAAACATTATCTTATGCCTTTGACAAACAATATGGCTATCTTACATCTTGTATCACTAATTTAGGAACAGGACTTAGAGGGTCTTTTATGTTGCATATACCTATGTTGGAAAAATATGGATATATTCAATCTATTGCACAAAATATAGCTAAATTTGGTATGACCTTAAGGGGTATGCACGGAGAAGGTAGTAAAGCCTTTGGTGCTATATATCAAATATCTAACCAAATAACTCTTGGAAAAACAGAAAAACAAATATTAAAAGATTTACAAAATATAACTCTACAAATAGTAGAAAGAGAAAATAGTCTAAGAGAAAGTTTAAAAAGTGATAAAAATATAAATATAGAAGATAAAATCTCTCGTTCTTATGGTATAATAAAATATTGTAAACAAATAAAGTTTGAAGAAGCTATGGAACATTTATCTAATATATGGCTTGGTTTAGATATTGGTATAATAGATAATAATCTATGCGATGTAAATATTTATAATGTTATGATGAACATACAATCTGCTAATATTATAGATAGATATAAAATAAACGAAAAAGAAGATATAAAAATATACAGAGCAAAATATCTTAATGAAGTATTTAATAAATAG
- a CDS encoding saccharopine dehydrogenase family protein — MGKALIIGAGGVASVTVHKCCQNPEVFEEICIASRTKSKCDALKEKLDGGRTKISTAQLDADNVDEIIALINEFKPDVVINLALPYQDLTIMDACLATKVHYVDTANYEPLDTAKFEYKWQWAYREKFKEAGITALLGSGFDPGVTGVFSAYALKHHFDEIHYIDILDANAGDHGYHFATNFNPEINIREITSKGRYFEDGKFVETEPMEIKRVYNFPEIGEKDMYLLYHEELESLAVNIKGIKRIRFFMTFSEKYLTHLKVLENVGMTSIEPINFEGKEIVPIQFLKAILPDPASLGPRTKGKTNIGCIFKGIKDGKEKTYYLYNVCDHQECYKEVGSQAISYTTGVPAMIGAMMIMTKKWDKAGVYNIEEFDPDPFMEELNKWGLPWKESFNPDMVD, encoded by the coding sequence ATGGGAAAAGCCTTAATTATTGGTGCTGGTGGAGTTGCTAGTGTTACAGTTCATAAATGTTGTCAAAACCCAGAAGTTTTTGAAGAAATTTGTATAGCTAGCCGTACAAAGTCTAAATGTGATGCTTTAAAAGAAAAGCTTGATGGAGGACGCACTAAAATATCAACAGCTCAGCTTGATGCCGACAATGTTGATGAAATTATTGCTTTAATTAATGAGTTTAAGCCAGATGTTGTTATAAACCTTGCATTACCTTATCAAGACTTAACTATAATGGACGCTTGTCTTGCTACAAAAGTACATTATGTTGATACAGCTAACTATGAGCCACTTGATACAGCTAAGTTTGAATATAAATGGCAATGGGCTTATAGAGAAAAGTTTAAAGAAGCTGGTATTACTGCTCTTTTAGGTAGTGGTTTTGACCCAGGTGTTACAGGGGTATTTTCTGCTTATGCCTTAAAACACCATTTTGATGAAATACATTATATAGATATTTTAGATGCAAATGCAGGAGACCACGGTTATCATTTTGCTACAAACTTTAATCCAGAAATAAATATTCGTGAGATTACATCTAAAGGAAGATATTTTGAAGATGGAAAATTTGTAGAAACAGAGCCTATGGAGATTAAAAGAGTTTATAATTTTCCAGAAATAGGAGAAAAAGATATGTATCTTTTATATCACGAAGAGTTAGAATCTTTAGCTGTTAATATAAAAGGTATTAAAAGAATAAGATTTTTTATGACATTTTCTGAAAAATATTTAACTCATCTTAAAGTTTTAGAAAACGTAGGTATGACAAGTATTGAGCCTATAAATTTTGAAGGAAAAGAAATTGTACCTATACAGTTTTTAAAAGCTATATTACCAGACCCAGCTAGTCTAGGGCCTAGAACAAAAGGTAAAACTAACATAGGTTGTATATTTAAAGGTATAAAAGATGGTAAAGAAAAAACTTATTATCTTTATAATGTTTGCGACCATCAAGAATGTTATAAAGAGGTTGGTTCTCAAGCTATTTCTTATACAACAGGTGTTCCAGCTATGATTGGAGCTATGATGATTATGACTAAAAAATGGGACAAGGCAGGTGTGTATAACATAGAAGAATTTGACCCAGACCCATTTATGGAAGAGCTTAATAAATGGGGCTTACCTTGGAAAGAAAGCTTTAATCCAGATATGGTAGATTAA